From Trichomycterus rosablanca isolate fTriRos1 chromosome 27, fTriRos1.hap1, whole genome shotgun sequence, a single genomic window includes:
- the cdh11 gene encoding cadherin-11 codes for MRDVLGIQVFVLCLMATSWITAASRGPQERGHRRHLGSHRHRERRKEGQVLHRSKRGWVWNQFFVIEEYTGPDPVLVGRLHSDVDSGDGNIKYILSGEGAGTIFVIDDKTGNIHATKTLDREEQAEYTLTAQAVARDTNKPLEPPSEFIVKVQDINDNPPEFLHGPYYARVAEMSNVGTSVIQVTATDADDPTYGNSARLVYSILQGQPYFSVEPHTGIIRTALPSMDREAKQEYDVVIQAKDMGGHMGGLSGTTQVKITLTDVNDNPPKFSQGVYSMSVSEDKVPGEEVGRLKAKDSDLGENGLVEYTLLEGDGLNAFEISKDSETQEAVIKLKKTVDFETKRSYTLKVQASNTHVDPRFISYGPYKDTAVVKISVEDADEPPTFMAPSYSFQVEENAPGGTIVGRVHAKDTDIANNPIRYFIPSYTNLEEFFTVNPEDGIIKTTRPLDRETQAWHNISVSATEIGGHHQDTKVRVNIKVKDVNDNAPEFATQDEVMMCENVTPGTAIKTVSAVDKDEMAHRQHFHFSLSPRVASNHNFSLKDNRDSTATVVVMRKGFSRMTQDVYALPIEISDNGVPPLSSTNTLLIRVCSCDAKQTILSCNVEPFVLPAGLSTGALIAILACIVILLAIVVLFVALRRQKKEPLIVFEEEDIRENIITYDDEGGGEEDTEAFDIATLQNPDGANDFLPRKDIKPELSYSVQAGLRPAGSGVDVDDFIKTRVCDADNDPTAPPYDSIQVYGYEGRGSVAGSLSSLESVTTDSDLDYDYLQNWGPRFKKLADLYGTKDSADDNS; via the exons ATGCGGGACGTGTTAGGAATCCAGGTGTTCGTGTTGTGTCTGATGGCGACGTCGTGGATCACGGCGGCGTCCAGGGGTCCTCAGGAACGTGGGCACCGGCGCCACCTGGGCTCCCACAGGCACAGGGAGAGGCGGAAGGAAGGACAGGTCCTCCATCGCTCCAAACGAGGATGGGTGTGGAACCAGTTCTTCGTCATCGAGGAGTACACCGGACCAGATCCAGTCCTCGTTGGACGG CTCCATTCCGACGTGGACTCGGGCGACGGCAACATCAAATACATCCTCTCAGGGGAAGGAGCGGGCACCATCTTCGTCATCGACGATAAAACGGGGAACATCCACGCCACTAAAACCCTGGACCGCGAGGAGCAAGCGGAGTACACGCTCACCGCTCAGGCCGTCGCCAGAGACACCAACAAACCCCTGGAGCCTCCGTCTGAATTCATTGTCAAGGTCCAGGACATCAACGACAACCCACCGGAGTTTCTGCACGGTCCGTATTACGCCCGCGTCGCCGAAATGTCCAACGTGG GAACGTCTGTGATACAGGTCACAGCCACGGACGCCGATGATCCGACGTACGGGAACAGTGCCAGGCTGGTGTACAGCATCCTGCAGGGTCAGCCCTACTTCTCTGTGGAGCCACATACAG GCATCATCCGGACGGCCCTGCCCAGCATGGACCGAGAGGCCAAGCAGGAGTACGACGTGGTCATTCAGGCCAAAGACATGGGGGGTCACATGGGGGGTCTGTCAGGGACCACGCAGGTCAAAATCACCCTCACAGACGTTAACGACAACCCTCCCAAATTTTCACAAG GTGTGTATTCCATGTCGGTGTCGGAGGATAAGGTACCGGGGGAGGAGGTGGGTCGTCTGAAGGCCAAGGACTCAGATTTGGGGGAGAACGGGCTGGTGGAGTACACCCTGCTGGAGGGGGACGGTCTGAACGCCTTCGAGATCAGTAAAGACTCTGAAACTCAGGAGGCCGTCATCAAACTCAAGAAG acgGTCGATTTTGAGACCAAGCGCTCGTACACGCTGAAGGTCCAGGCCTCCAACACTCACGTGGACCCTCGCTTCATCAGCTACGGCCCGTACAAGGACACGGCGGTGGTCAAGATCTCAGTGGAGGACGCCGACGAGCCGCCCACGTTCATGGCCCCCAGTTACAGCTTCCAGGTGGAGGAGAACGCGCCGGGGGGCACCATCGTGGGGCGGGTGCACGCCAAGGATACGGACATCGCCAACAACCCCATCAG ATATTTTATCCCGAGCTACACGAACCTGGAGGAGTTTTTCACCGTCAACCCAGAAGACGGGATCATCAAAACCACACGGCCCCTGGACCGCGAGACTCAGGCTTGGCACAACATCTCAGTCAGCGCCACGGAGATCG GCGGCCATCATCAGGACACCAAAGTGCGAGTGAACATCAAAGTGAAGGACGTGAACGACAACGCGCCGGAGTTCGCCACTCAGGATGAAGTGATGATGTGCGAGAACGTCACGCCGGGCACC GCCATAAAGACGGTGAGCGCGGTGGACAAGGACGAGATGGCACACCGGCAGCATTTTCACTTCAGTCTGTCTCCGAGAGTGGCGAGTAACCACAACTTCTCTCTGAAGGACAACAGAG ACAGCACAGCGACGGTGGTGGTGATGCGCAAGGGCTTCAGCAGGATGACCCAGGACGTGTACGCGCTCCCCATAGAAATCAGCGACAACGGGGTCCCACCTCTGAGCAGCACCAACACCCTTCTGATCCGGGTCTGCAGCTGCGACGCCAAGCAGACCATCCTGTCCTGTAACGTGGAGCCGTTCGTCCTGCCGGCGGGTCTGAGCACGGGCGCCCTCATCGCCATCCTCGCCTGCATCGTCATTCTGCTGG CCATCGTGGTGCTCTTCGTGGCCCTGCGGCGTCAGAAGAAGGAGCCGCTGATCGTCTTCGAGGAGGAGGACATCCGCGAGAACATCATCACCTACGACGACGAGGGCGGCGGCGAGGAGGACACCGAGGCGTTCGACATCGCCACCCTGCAAAATCCCGACGGAGCCAACGACTTCCTCCCACGCAAGGACATCAAACCGGAGCTCAGCTACAGCGTCCAGGCCGGACTGAGACCCGCCGGCAGCGGGGTGGACGTGGACGACTTCATCAAGACGCGAGTGTGCGACGCCGACAACGACCCCACGGCGCCTCCCTACGATTCCATCCAGGTGTACGGCTACGAGGGAAGAGGCTCCGTCGCCGGATCGCTCAGCTCGCTGGAATCGGTGACCACCGATTCGGACCTGGACTACGACTACCTCCAGAACTGGGGGCCACGTTTCAAAAAACTCGCCGACCTGTACGGCACCAAAGACTCGGCCGACGACAACTCTTAA